A genomic region of bacterium contains the following coding sequences:
- a CDS encoding acetyl-CoA carboxylase carboxyl transferase subunit beta gives MSWLQRDKKGLKNQPRLARKEIPDGLWMKCPSCGEILFRQELEKSLWVCSHCQNHFRVGAEVYLGFMLDEGSFRETHVGLTSLDPLEFKVGGEAYADKLKEAQARSGLDDAVVTGVGSVGGHAVTVAVMDFRFMGGSMGSVVGEKIARAIGDSLASGRPLIIVSQSGGARMQESILSLMQMAKTSALLGRLREKRIPFISILTHPTTGGVTASFAMLGDL, from the coding sequence ATGTCCTGGTTGCAGCGCGACAAGAAGGGTCTCAAGAACCAGCCCCGTCTCGCGCGCAAGGAGATCCCCGACGGCCTCTGGATGAAGTGCCCCAGTTGCGGGGAGATCCTCTTCCGTCAAGAACTCGAGAAGAGCCTGTGGGTGTGCAGCCACTGCCAGAACCACTTCCGGGTGGGGGCGGAGGTCTACCTCGGGTTCATGCTCGATGAGGGGAGCTTCCGCGAGACGCACGTCGGCCTGACCAGCCTCGACCCACTCGAGTTCAAGGTGGGCGGGGAGGCCTACGCCGACAAGCTGAAGGAGGCCCAGGCCAGGAGCGGCCTCGACGACGCCGTCGTCACGGGCGTGGGCAGCGTAGGCGGGCATGCGGTCACCGTCGCCGTGATGGACTTCCGCTTCATGGGCGGCTCGATGGGCTCGGTGGTGGGCGAGAAGATCGCCCGCGCCATTGGCGACAGCCTCGCCAGCGGCCGGCCCCTCATCATCGTCTCCCAGTCGGGCGGCGCGCGCATGCAGGAGTCGATCCTCTCGCTGATGCAGATGGCCAAGACCAGCGCCCTGCTCGGCCGGCTGCGCGAGAAGCGCATTCCCTTCATCTCGATCCTCACGCACCCGACCACGGGCGGCGTGACCGCCTCCTTCGCGATGCTCGGCGACCT
- a CDS encoding purine-nucleoside phosphorylase, whose amino-acid sequence MPLEFRWPSGLPPALAAALAELAPTWSALHLPPGTLGVILGSGLGPAAEGFPLRWRRDFAALGLPSASVAGHAGELRLAEGPGAPLLFLSGRLHRYEGLGDSRVLLPAAAMAACGLRGLLITNAAGGLDPAFAPGDFMLIEDILSLQFDDPLRGQSLAGAPRRPPRRPLFDAALAETLAACADGAGLRLHRGVLNCAPGPAYETRAELRLARLLGAQAASMSTFPEAMLLADWGLPAVALSCITNAIPPEGAEAPPLSHEEVVAVGRAAAAGFGRLLAALSAALPPPGAGRGGRGSC is encoded by the coding sequence ATGCCCCTTGAGTTTCGCTGGCCGTCCGGGCTGCCGCCAGCGCTCGCTGCGGCGCTCGCCGAACTCGCGCCCACCTGGTCGGCGCTCCATCTGCCGCCCGGCACGCTGGGGGTGATCCTCGGCAGCGGGCTGGGGCCGGCCGCCGAGGGTTTTCCGCTGCGCTGGCGGCGGGACTTCGCCGCCCTCGGCCTGCCCAGCGCCTCCGTGGCCGGGCATGCGGGCGAGCTGCGGCTGGCCGAGGGGCCGGGCGCGCCGCTCCTCTTCCTCTCGGGCCGCCTGCACCGCTACGAGGGCCTGGGCGACTCGCGCGTGCTCCTGCCCGCGGCGGCGATGGCGGCCTGTGGCCTGCGCGGCCTGCTGATCACGAATGCCGCCGGCGGCCTCGATCCGGCCTTCGCGCCGGGCGACTTCATGCTGATCGAGGACATCCTCAGCCTCCAGTTCGATGACCCGCTGCGCGGGCAGTCGCTGGCGGGCGCGCCGCGCCGGCCGCCGCGACGCCCGCTCTTCGATGCGGCCCTCGCGGAAACCCTGGCCGCCTGCGCGGACGGGGCAGGGCTTCGGCTGCACCGCGGCGTGCTGAACTGCGCGCCCGGACCGGCCTACGAGACGCGCGCCGAGCTGCGCCTGGCGCGGCTGCTCGGCGCCCAGGCGGCGAGCATGTCGACCTTCCCCGAGGCGATGCTCCTGGCCGACTGGGGCCTGCCGGCCGTGGCGCTCTCCTGCATCACGAACGCGATCCCGCCCGAGGGGGCCGAGGCGCCGCCCCTCTCGCACGAGGAGGTGGTGGCGGTCGGCCGGGCGGCCGCTGCGGGCTTTGGCCGCCTGCTCGCCGCGCTCTCGGCGGCGCTCCCGCCCCCGGGGGCGGGCCGGGGAGGGCGGGGATCTTGTTAG
- the rimI gene encoding ribosomal-protein-alanine N-acetyltransferase, producing the protein MREPAPALPAGFKARFRGLELEAEPFRPEHLLAVMALEQACFPAPWSEGLLREEAQPRRHAWNLVVRVDGAVRAFLFNWIVVDEMHLLNLAVDPPLQGKGLGGYLLDWLLREAGRAGFAVVSLEVRASNARAIRLYESRGFERLFLRRGYYTDNGEDAVIMLCHLRESPDAP; encoded by the coding sequence GTGAGGGAGCCCGCCCCCGCGCTGCCGGCCGGCTTCAAGGCTCGCTTCCGCGGCCTCGAGCTGGAGGCCGAGCCCTTCCGGCCCGAGCACCTGCTGGCCGTGATGGCCCTCGAGCAGGCCTGCTTCCCCGCGCCCTGGAGCGAAGGCCTGCTGCGCGAGGAGGCCCAGCCTCGGCGGCACGCCTGGAACCTCGTCGTGCGCGTGGACGGCGCCGTGCGCGCCTTCCTCTTCAACTGGATCGTCGTCGACGAGATGCACCTGCTCAACCTCGCCGTCGACCCGCCGCTGCAGGGAAAGGGCCTGGGGGGCTACCTGCTGGACTGGCTGCTCCGCGAGGCGGGGCGGGCCGGCTTCGCCGTCGTGAGCCTGGAAGTGCGGGCCTCCAACGCGCGGGCCATTCGCCTCTACGAATCGCGCGGCTTCGAGCGCCTCTTCCTGCGCCGGGGCTACTACACCGACAACGGTGAGGACGCCGTGATCATGCTCTGTCACCTGCGGGAGTCGCCCGATGCCCCTTGA
- the tsaB gene encoding tRNA (adenosine(37)-N6)-threonylcarbamoyltransferase complex dimerization subunit type 1 TsaB yields the protein MILAIDVSARHGLLSLELPDGRLLTRLGGEPREQLAFLGEGLAGLRAEAGGDWAGLRRVAVTLGPGSFTGLRVGLAAAKGLVFGRDIPLAPLPSLALPRLAADPGLAAPALVSRRARADELWIARFAAGAWQPSEERLATLGELAEALATAALAGPAAAALQHVGEGPGAAPEPEAAAQLVALARLAREATELVGGPALDRLLPRYLLAPSVTLPGSGARRSAPDPEGAP from the coding sequence ATGATCCTCGCCATCGACGTCAGCGCCCGCCACGGGCTCCTCAGCCTCGAGCTGCCGGACGGCCGCCTGCTCACGCGCCTGGGCGGCGAGCCGCGCGAGCAGCTCGCTTTCCTCGGCGAGGGCCTGGCCGGCCTGCGCGCGGAGGCGGGCGGCGACTGGGCAGGCCTCAGGCGCGTGGCCGTCACGCTGGGGCCGGGCAGCTTCACGGGGCTGCGCGTGGGTCTCGCCGCGGCGAAGGGGCTCGTCTTCGGCCGCGACATCCCGCTCGCGCCCCTGCCGAGCCTCGCCCTGCCGCGCCTGGCCGCCGATCCCGGGCTCGCCGCGCCCGCGCTCGTCAGCCGCCGCGCCCGCGCCGACGAGCTCTGGATCGCCCGCTTCGCGGCCGGCGCCTGGCAGCCGAGCGAGGAACGCCTGGCGACCCTCGGCGAACTGGCCGAGGCGCTGGCGACCGCCGCCCTCGCGGGGCCGGCGGCGGCCGCCCTGCAGCATGTCGGCGAAGGCCCGGGCGCCGCGCCCGAGCCGGAGGCCGCAGCCCAGCTCGTGGCTCTCGCGCGGCTGGCCCGCGAGGCGACGGAACTGGTCGGCGGCCCCGCCCTCGACCGCCTGCTGCCGCGCTACCTGCTCGCGCCCTCGGTGACCCTGCCCGGATCGGGCGCGCGCCGCAGCGCCCCCGACCCGGAGGGCGCGCCGTGA
- a CDS encoding phospholipid carrier-dependent glycosyltransferase, whose amino-acid sequence MGRAPRCFLARRRAAHRARDHGRARAAARAQRLAGGPPRRPGAVARGVSRPPRIGAREAALLALALLALAGFLGRQTRGGLRSFDDAYYAQKAVEQLAAGGSWVSTHGGAPRYDNPPLHFWVTALLYRLFGVSRFTAVLATGLAATGTVLLTAALGRRLLAGAGGAAASGHGAARALADPGLTAGLILVLPGFFMDYARRGMLDQTLVFFFTAGLAALWQAEQVAAPRRRALWLAAFGLALGGALLTKSAIGGLLLPVALLWLLAARRRPAGGFWLAASGGLAFFGLWVWRNAAHGGADFWQEHFGWLILGRAAHDPGERGPWFVFGYLKLLGGNFWPWLPFAIGGGALAWRAWRRERSAAGALLLVWALLPLALMSLTRNQFLRYVLNVYPALALLAAWALARWLAPRGWLGRLNAGLAALALAVALAINFTHFAPRGAVGLAPQSAEVVALAPAIAAATPAGEPLLNYGLGTWDPRNAVLFHAGRWLADPIADPHALTDSLLCAAGRALLTTAAGAARLDSVAPGLLVERGRAGDLVLAVGAGP is encoded by the coding sequence GTGGGCCGAGCGCCTCGCTGCTTTCTTGCCCGCCGGCGCGCTGCGCATCGCGCTCGCGATCACGGGCGAGCGCGAGCGGCGGCTCGCGCTCAGCGGCTGGCCGGCGGTCCGCCTCGCCGCCCTGGCGCCGTGGCGCGCGGCGTGAGCCGCCCCCCGCGGATCGGCGCGCGGGAAGCCGCCCTTCTCGCGCTCGCGCTGCTCGCTCTCGCCGGTTTCCTCGGCCGCCAGACCCGCGGCGGCCTGCGCAGCTTCGACGACGCCTACTATGCGCAGAAGGCCGTCGAGCAGCTCGCGGCCGGCGGCAGCTGGGTGAGCACCCACGGCGGCGCGCCGCGCTACGACAACCCGCCCCTGCACTTTTGGGTCACCGCGCTGCTCTATCGCCTCTTCGGCGTCTCGCGCTTCACGGCCGTGCTGGCGACGGGGCTGGCCGCGACGGGCACGGTGCTGCTCACGGCGGCGCTCGGCCGGCGCCTGCTCGCGGGCGCGGGCGGCGCCGCAGCCTCCGGGCACGGCGCGGCGCGCGCGCTCGCGGACCCGGGGCTGACGGCGGGGCTCATCCTCGTCCTGCCCGGCTTCTTCATGGACTACGCGCGCCGCGGCATGCTCGACCAGACCCTCGTCTTCTTCTTCACGGCGGGGCTGGCCGCGCTCTGGCAGGCCGAGCAGGTCGCCGCGCCGCGGCGCCGCGCGCTCTGGCTCGCGGCCTTCGGCCTTGCCCTCGGCGGCGCGCTGCTCACGAAGAGCGCCATCGGCGGCTTGCTGCTGCCTGTCGCCTTGCTCTGGTTGCTCGCCGCGCGCCGGCGGCCGGCGGGTGGCTTCTGGCTCGCCGCATCGGGGGGCCTCGCGTTCTTCGGCCTCTGGGTCTGGCGGAATGCGGCCCACGGCGGCGCCGACTTCTGGCAGGAGCACTTCGGCTGGTTGATCCTCGGCCGCGCGGCGCATGACCCGGGAGAGCGCGGGCCCTGGTTCGTCTTCGGCTACCTGAAGCTGCTCGGCGGCAACTTCTGGCCCTGGCTGCCCTTTGCGATCGGGGGCGGCGCGCTCGCCTGGCGCGCCTGGCGGCGCGAGCGCTCGGCGGCGGGGGCCTTGCTCCTCGTCTGGGCGCTGCTGCCGCTCGCGCTGATGAGCCTCACGCGCAACCAGTTCCTGCGCTACGTGCTGAACGTCTATCCGGCGCTCGCGCTGCTCGCGGCCTGGGCGCTCGCGCGCTGGCTCGCGCCGCGCGGCTGGCTCGGACGCCTGAACGCCGGGCTCGCAGCGCTGGCGCTGGCCGTGGCGCTCGCGATCAACTTCACGCACTTCGCGCCGCGCGGCGCCGTGGGCCTCGCGCCGCAGAGCGCGGAGGTGGTCGCGCTGGCGCCCGCGATCGCGGCCGCGACGCCGGCGGGCGAGCCCCTGCTCAACTACGGCCTGGGCACCTGGGACCCGCGCAACGCGGTGCTCTTCCACGCGGGGCGCTGGCTGGCCGACCCGATCGCGGACCCGCACGCGCTCACGGACTCGCTGCTCTGCGCGGCGGGCCGCGCGCTGCTGACGACGGCGGCCGGCGCGGCCCGGCTCGACTCCGTGGCGCCGGGCCTGCTCGTCGAGCGCGGGCGGGCGGGCGATCTCGTCCTCGCGGTGGGCGCCGGGCCCTAG
- the tsaE gene encoding tRNA (adenosine(37)-N6)-threonylcarbamoyltransferase complex ATPase subunit type 1 TsaE, with translation MSLRAASPDQTAAIAAALAAGARPGDCLALDGPLGAGKTLFVAAYCAALGVPAGEVDSPSFVLLNEYAGGRLPLFHFDAYRLTGGAEELLEAGFFDERLGNGVCMVEWAERLAAFLPAGALRIALAITGERERRLALSGWPAVRLAALAPWRAA, from the coding sequence CTGAGCCTGCGCGCGGCCTCGCCGGACCAGACGGCGGCCATCGCCGCCGCGCTGGCCGCGGGCGCGCGCCCCGGCGACTGCCTGGCCCTCGACGGCCCGCTCGGCGCGGGCAAGACGCTCTTCGTCGCCGCCTACTGCGCGGCCCTCGGCGTGCCGGCGGGCGAGGTGGACAGCCCGAGCTTCGTGCTGCTGAACGAGTACGCGGGCGGACGGCTGCCGCTCTTCCACTTCGACGCCTACCGCCTGACCGGCGGCGCCGAGGAGCTGCTCGAGGCGGGGTTCTTCGATGAGCGGCTAGGAAACGGTGTGTGTATGGTGGAGTGGGCCGAGCGCCTCGCTGCTTTCTTGCCCGCCGGCGCGCTGCGCATCGCGCTCGCGATCACGGGCGAGCGCGAGCGGCGGCTCGCGCTCAGCGGCTGGCCGGCGGTCCGCCTCGCCGCCCTGGCGCCGTGGCGCGCGGCGTGA
- a CDS encoding bifunctional response regulator/alkaline phosphatase family protein: MNQPPRQRILWADDQIDLLRPHIIFLQEKGYLVTGVPNGDDALALIEQESYDLVLLDEMMPGKNGLETLLELRRIRSDIPVIMITKSEEEGLMNQALGQQVQDFLVKPVNPVQIFSAIKRIFEGRRIQEGQLTQDYIGEYGRISGENMDQASWQRWLEVNRFLTDWDLRLDRYPGTGLEQTHQDLRRDLNLAFGRWFEQRYPTWVRQSERERPLLSPDLFGRLVAPFIADGRQVVFIVIDCMRLDQWLVVEEMLRDLYTIQREDYFAILPTATPYARNAIFAGLFPDDIQRRHPRFWNEDPREELSLNRYEKDLLAAQLKRLGLEGRGLKYAKISKINEANELYRQIGSFQSIPVVALVFNFLDILAHGRSQSEILQEIAPDEAAFRTLMGSWFRHSALYDILKVLSRQGAAVVVTSDHGSVLCRRSSLVHGNRDTSSGIRYKYGDNLGCDEKQAIRITKPEAWRLPAESRTKSYVVARENFYFVYPTNFHEYEQRYLGSFQHGGLSLEEVIVPCAILEPKS, translated from the coding sequence GTGAATCAGCCGCCGCGCCAGCGGATCCTCTGGGCCGACGACCAGATCGATCTCCTGAGGCCGCACATCATCTTCCTGCAGGAGAAGGGCTATCTCGTCACCGGAGTGCCCAACGGCGACGACGCGCTCGCCCTCATCGAGCAGGAGTCCTACGACCTCGTCCTCCTCGACGAGATGATGCCCGGCAAGAACGGCCTCGAGACCCTCCTCGAGCTGCGCCGCATCCGCAGCGACATCCCCGTGATCATGATCACCAAGAGCGAGGAGGAGGGCCTGATGAACCAGGCCCTCGGCCAGCAGGTGCAGGACTTCCTCGTCAAGCCGGTCAACCCGGTGCAGATCTTCTCGGCGATCAAGCGCATCTTCGAGGGCCGCCGCATCCAGGAGGGGCAGCTCACGCAGGACTACATCGGCGAGTACGGTCGCATCAGCGGCGAGAACATGGACCAAGCGAGCTGGCAGCGCTGGCTGGAGGTGAACCGCTTCCTCACCGACTGGGACTTGCGCCTGGACCGCTACCCGGGCACGGGGCTCGAGCAGACGCACCAGGACCTGCGTCGCGACCTCAACCTCGCCTTCGGCCGCTGGTTCGAGCAGCGCTACCCGACCTGGGTTCGCCAGTCCGAGCGCGAGCGCCCGCTCCTCAGCCCGGATCTCTTCGGCCGCCTCGTCGCGCCCTTCATCGCCGACGGCCGGCAGGTCGTCTTCATCGTCATCGACTGCATGCGCCTGGACCAGTGGCTCGTCGTCGAGGAGATGCTGCGCGATCTCTACACGATCCAGCGCGAGGACTACTTCGCGATCCTGCCCACGGCGACGCCCTACGCGCGCAACGCCATCTTCGCCGGGCTCTTCCCGGACGACATCCAGCGCCGCCACCCGCGCTTCTGGAACGAGGACCCGCGCGAGGAGCTGAGCCTGAATCGCTACGAGAAGGACCTGCTCGCCGCGCAGCTCAAGCGACTCGGGCTCGAGGGACGGGGCCTCAAGTACGCGAAGATCTCCAAGATCAACGAGGCGAACGAACTGTACCGGCAGATCGGCAGCTTCCAGAGCATCCCGGTCGTCGCCCTGGTCTTCAACTTCCTGGACATCCTCGCTCATGGTCGCTCGCAGTCGGAGATCCTCCAGGAGATCGCGCCTGACGAGGCGGCTTTCCGCACGCTGATGGGCTCCTGGTTCCGCCACTCGGCGCTCTACGACATCCTCAAGGTGCTCTCGCGCCAGGGCGCGGCGGTGGTGGTGACCAGCGACCACGGCTCGGTGCTCTGCCGGCGCTCGAGCCTGGTGCACGGCAATCGCGACACCAGCTCGGGCATCCGCTACAAGTACGGCGATAACCTCGGCTGCGACGAGAAGCAGGCGATCCGCATCACCAAGCCGGAAGCGTGGCGCCTGCCCGCCGAGAGCCGCACGAAGAGCTACGTCGTCGCGCGGGAGAACTTCTACTTCGTCTATCCGACCAACTTCCACGAATACGAGCAGCGCTACCTGGGCAGCTTCCAGCACGGCGGCCTCTCGCTGGAGGAGGTGATCGTCCCCTGCGCGATCCTGGAGCCGAAGTCCTGA
- a CDS encoding HAMP domain-containing histidine kinase, which yields MLLVAVLYVRHLNERARRESNFSTEVISRLLGLYLETEEILRNKQRISTLMDEISTTAPFPIIIVDNEGRPSWWKVTGFPSYKEYGFEKLVSFDPAQPPDVHVAALMSMAAEFKTRGTSVVFYSPGSPARVQGRICYGQSDLARDLGKAIAIQLAMLLVFSLIGVLGFFVMKRFEQESIWVGLAKETAHQMGTPLTSLLGWIQLGESRLETASLPPATQAAFADAFREMASDVDRLQKVSARFNNIGGTPTLKRGDLRPVVERTVVYFRRRLPQHKVHVEIREQYDEVPLVRFHGELLEWVVENLIKNALDALDKEQGLITLSLSYNGTERTVDLHVRDNGRGMSPSVRRRIFRPGYSSKKGGWGLGLTLSRRVVEEYHGGRLQLLDSHPGHGSCFVVRLPI from the coding sequence GTGCTGCTGGTGGCGGTGCTCTACGTGCGCCACCTCAACGAGCGGGCGCGCCGCGAGTCGAACTTCTCGACCGAGGTGATCAGCCGCCTGCTCGGCCTCTACCTGGAGACCGAAGAGATCCTGCGCAACAAGCAGCGCATCAGTACATTGATGGACGAGATCTCCACGACGGCGCCCTTCCCGATCATCATCGTCGACAACGAGGGGCGACCGAGCTGGTGGAAGGTGACGGGCTTCCCGAGCTACAAGGAGTACGGCTTCGAGAAGCTGGTCAGCTTCGACCCGGCGCAGCCGCCGGACGTGCACGTCGCCGCGCTGATGAGCATGGCGGCCGAGTTCAAGACGCGCGGCACCTCGGTCGTCTTCTACTCTCCCGGCTCGCCGGCACGCGTGCAGGGCCGCATCTGCTACGGCCAGAGCGACCTCGCCCGCGATCTCGGCAAGGCGATCGCCATCCAGCTCGCCATGCTGCTCGTCTTCTCGTTGATCGGCGTGCTCGGCTTCTTCGTGATGAAGCGCTTCGAGCAGGAGTCGATCTGGGTCGGCCTCGCCAAGGAGACGGCCCACCAGATGGGCACGCCGCTGACCAGCCTGCTCGGCTGGATCCAGCTCGGCGAGTCGCGCCTGGAGACGGCCTCGCTGCCGCCGGCCACGCAGGCCGCCTTCGCCGACGCCTTCCGCGAGATGGCGAGCGATGTCGACCGCCTGCAGAAGGTCTCGGCCCGCTTCAACAACATCGGCGGCACGCCGACCCTCAAGCGCGGCGACCTGCGGCCGGTCGTCGAGCGCACGGTGGTCTACTTCCGGCGGCGTTTGCCCCAGCACAAGGTGCACGTCGAGATCCGCGAGCAATACGATGAGGTGCCGCTGGTGCGCTTCCACGGCGAGCTGCTCGAGTGGGTGGTCGAGAACCTGATCAAGAACGCGCTGGACGCGCTCGACAAGGAGCAGGGCTTGATCACGTTATCGCTCAGCTACAACGGCACCGAGCGCACCGTGGACCTGCACGTGCGCGACAACGGACGCGGCATGAGCCCCTCCGTGCGCCGGCGCATCTTCCGGCCGGGCTACTCGTCCAAGAAGGGCGGCTGGGGGTTGGGCCTGACGCTGAGCCGGCGGGTGGTGGAGGAGTACCACGGCGGGCGGCTGCAGCTCCTGGACAGCCACCCCGGCCACGGTTCATGTTTCGTCGTGCGCCTGCCGATCTAG
- the serS gene encoding serine--tRNA ligase yields MLDRKFIRQHPDAVRAALAAKRESGDLDLWLRLDSEQLALLREVEELKARRNQASEDINRMKQAGQDAATAIAETRTLSQRIKELDAKSAELEAALAEEQLRLPNIPHASVSPGGEEDAVLVRSWGEPPPAEGWERLPHWEIAETLGLLDLARGAKVAGSGFPLFVGDGARLQRALVNFMLDLHRAAGYTELAPPLLVNSGSATGTGQLPKSADQMYHAELDDLWLLPTAEVPVTNIYRDEILEPEALPRYFVAYTPCFRREAGAHGKDTRGLLRVHQFDKVELVKFVRPETSYDELESLLAQAERVLQALGVPHRVICLAAGDLSFAAAKCYDIEIWAAGVGRWLEVSSVSNFEDFQARRAGIRFRPAAGEKPAFVHTLNGSGVALARLVAALLENGQTPTGKVRLPAALAPYLGGQEFLSR; encoded by the coding sequence ATGCTCGATCGCAAGTTCATCAGGCAGCACCCGGACGCAGTGCGCGCCGCCCTCGCCGCCAAGCGCGAGAGCGGCGATCTCGATCTCTGGCTCCGCCTGGACAGCGAGCAGCTCGCGCTCCTGCGCGAGGTCGAGGAGTTGAAGGCGCGGCGCAACCAGGCGAGCGAGGACATCAACCGCATGAAGCAGGCGGGGCAGGATGCGGCGACCGCCATCGCCGAGACGCGCACCCTCTCCCAGCGCATCAAGGAGCTGGACGCGAAGAGCGCCGAGCTGGAGGCCGCCCTCGCCGAGGAGCAGCTCCGCCTGCCGAACATTCCGCACGCCTCGGTGTCCCCTGGCGGCGAGGAGGATGCGGTCCTCGTGCGGAGCTGGGGCGAGCCGCCGCCTGCCGAGGGCTGGGAGCGCCTGCCGCACTGGGAGATCGCCGAGACGCTCGGCCTGCTCGACCTCGCGCGCGGCGCCAAGGTGGCGGGCAGCGGCTTCCCGCTCTTCGTCGGCGACGGCGCCCGCTTGCAGCGCGCGCTGGTGAACTTCATGCTCGACCTGCACCGCGCGGCCGGCTACACGGAGCTGGCGCCGCCCCTGCTCGTCAACTCGGGCAGCGCGACCGGGACCGGTCAGCTCCCCAAGAGCGCCGACCAGATGTACCACGCCGAGCTGGACGACCTCTGGCTGCTGCCCACGGCCGAGGTGCCGGTCACGAACATCTACCGCGACGAGATCCTCGAGCCGGAGGCGCTGCCGCGCTACTTCGTCGCCTACACGCCCTGCTTCCGCCGCGAGGCGGGCGCCCACGGCAAGGACACGCGCGGGCTCCTGCGCGTCCACCAGTTCGACAAGGTGGAGCTGGTCAAGTTCGTGCGGCCGGAGACGAGCTACGACGAGCTGGAGAGCCTGCTCGCCCAGGCCGAGCGCGTGCTGCAGGCGCTCGGCGTGCCCCATCGCGTGATCTGCCTCGCTGCGGGCGACCTCTCCTTCGCCGCGGCCAAGTGCTATGACATCGAGATCTGGGCCGCCGGCGTCGGCCGCTGGCTCGAAGTCTCGTCGGTGAGCAACTTCGAGGACTTCCAGGCCCGCCGCGCCGGCATCCGCTTCCGGCCGGCGGCGGGCGAGAAGCCGGCCTTCGTGCATACGCTGAACGGCAGCGGCGTCGCCCTGGCGCGCCTGGTCGCCGCCCTGCTCGAGAACGGACAGACGCCCACGGGCAAGGTGCGGCTTCCGGCCGCGCTCGCGCCCTACCTGGGCGGTCAGGAGTTCCTCAGCCGTTAG
- the hemC gene encoding hydroxymethylbilane synthase, whose product MDHLRIGINNSRVSRLAAERIRTQLASAHDGLHIELEAFEPGPAAKSGDPEAHIRALEGPLAKGKVDVVVHLLKEIPVRLPAPIRLVGVTERLTPFDAFVSDRYQLIDELPAGARLGYSHLRQRAQLLIHLRGNGVELVRLSGNAETRIQQLASKSLDGIVISAESLELVGSQERASEIIGESVLLPAPGAGCLGFITRREDPEIEELLRSVEDRTSRLETMAERAFLDRLGGDPELAIGVRAALDSHSMIVEGFLGNPDGTVFIRDAIQGPAAKAEDLGLKLAELLLALGDEELHALLPV is encoded by the coding sequence ATGGACCATCTGCGCATCGGCATCAACAACAGCCGCGTCTCGCGCCTCGCCGCCGAGCGCATCCGCACCCAGCTCGCCAGCGCCCACGACGGTTTGCACATCGAGCTGGAGGCCTTCGAGCCCGGGCCGGCGGCCAAGTCCGGCGACCCCGAGGCGCACATCCGCGCGCTGGAGGGCCCGCTGGCCAAGGGCAAGGTGGACGTCGTCGTCCACCTGCTCAAGGAGATTCCGGTGCGCCTGCCGGCGCCGATCCGCCTGGTCGGCGTCACCGAACGCCTGACCCCCTTCGACGCCTTCGTCTCCGATCGCTACCAGCTCATCGACGAGCTGCCCGCCGGCGCCCGCCTCGGCTACTCGCACCTGCGTCAGCGCGCGCAGCTCCTCATCCACCTGCGCGGGAACGGCGTCGAGCTGGTGCGCTTGAGCGGCAATGCCGAGACGCGCATCCAGCAGCTCGCGAGCAAGTCCCTGGACGGGATCGTCATCAGCGCCGAGAGCCTGGAGCTGGTCGGCAGCCAGGAGCGCGCGAGCGAGATCATCGGCGAGAGCGTGCTGCTGCCCGCGCCCGGCGCCGGCTGCCTGGGCTTCATCACTCGCCGCGAGGACCCCGAGATCGAGGAGCTGCTGCGCTCCGTCGAGGATCGCACGAGCCGCCTCGAGACGATGGCCGAGCGCGCCTTCCTCGACCGCCTGGGCGGCGACCCGGAGCTGGCGATCGGCGTGCGGGCCGCCCTCGACTCGCACTCGATGATCGTCGAGGGTTTCCTCGGCAACCCCGACGGCACGGTCTTCATCCGCGACGCCATCCAGGGGCCGGCCGCCAAGGCCGAGGACCTGGGCCTGAAGCTGGCCGAGCTGCTGCTCGCCCTCGGCGACGAGGAGCTGCACGCGCTGCTGCCCGTCTGA